The Megalobrama amblycephala isolate DHTTF-2021 linkage group LG20, ASM1881202v1, whole genome shotgun sequence genome includes a window with the following:
- the si:dkey-94l16.4 gene encoding uncharacterized protein CG5098, giving the protein MEEPPSNSDGLQPQDLSSACGLPNIFDLTRNGEECLLKANPIDALRVVQTPGWFVNPGTSNGAILPENDSDLLPLPTDQIQPDDAFSNTAVMLSYLSRSHVFSEHSPVYGVPSAFLRAYDPGKLAADAGDAPLSVDLDQHCLQQVSVPVGLTACEPFGFMTPAQVVENVAAFCYLQQPPDMENLALETLKSLQADPSECRFPISVDELQNGAANAMWNVGPFEGGFPEDNGTDAEGLCPTANPELVFLISRSEEPVVLTNAHGAASFAMPLNQDVSSPLDSGSPSAEQIENVCTLPQTASSPSGEVDDAKQEEESDAKTELSCNNPTESMQVNDASDTDAFKTSDGLSSLTTEKTFERKKLPPRARRGTRMVAIVQNIQPTRYKPSRARVIKSQARKSKKNKSSTSLKRMQDVAGEKTALHLQKEETEIRRSRRHKATQSTSSSAKTLDAFLKSTKKKSSERKRNCHSLPMPRKQVSAHKRPTSAKKSHAGKRKRKKHKVGRTSFFSPQEPEIKLKCLNCKEEKKEVRDDTFRPYVRVHLKDFPTCTVVNYPENKRGKRSASAGFVSGVLPATPGLQYGRVCADGTRSDVLVCCLCGGSSNAMDLGDLHGPYYPEGYKSASKVVSNPEEEDNSDSNSSFRGGSWTNSFRRVPESPDSRWTEPSSSPTAKRPRTDSTTDWFSPPVVPLDASEHWLHADCAIWSAGVFLVRGKLYGLDKAVRLAKASGCSTCQKRGATLGCVFKGCPNKYHYTCAVQSGCVLNEDNFSMKCRRHKNKSIKGSSYGQINR; this is encoded by the exons ATGGAAGAGCCTCCCAGCAACTCCGATGGTTTGCAGCCTCAGGATCTGTCGTCGGCCTGCGGCCTTCCCAACATCTTCGATCTGACACGGAACGGTGAGGAATGTCTGCTGAAAGCGAATCCCATCGACGCCTTGCGTGTTGTGCAGACGCCGGGCTGGTTCGTCAATCCTGGGACCAGCAATGGGGCGATTCTTCCAGAGAATGACTCTGACCTGCTGCCGCTTCCCACAGACCAGATCCAACCGGATGATGCGTTTTCCAACACGGCCGTCATGCTCTCATACCTGAGCCGATCGCATGTCTTCTCGGAGCATTCCCCGGTTTACGGCGTTCCTTCGGCATTCCTTCGTGCCTACGATCCTGGCAAACTGGCGGCAGATGCGGGAGACGCGCCACTCTCGGTGGACTTGGACCAACACTGTCTCCAGCAGGTGTCCGTGCCGGTCGGACTAACAGCCTGCGAACCGTTTGGCTTCATGACGCCGGCTCAGGTCGTCGAGAACGTGGCAGCGTTCTGCTACCTTCAACAACCTCCGGACATGGAAAACCTTGCTTTGGAAACACTCAAGTCTTTACAAGCCGATCCCAGCGAGTGCAGGTTTCCCATCAGCGTGGACGAACTTCAGAATGGAGCTGCTAATGCAATGTGGAACGTCGGACCCTTCGAGGGAGGATTTCCGGAGGACAACGGCACGGATGCGGAGGGATTGTGTCCAACTGCAAACCCGGAGCTCGTCTTTCTCATCTCCAGATCCGAGGAGCCGGTGGTTTTAACGAACGCACATGGAGCTGCGAGCTTCGCAATGCCGTTAAACCAAGACGTCAGTAGTCCATTAGATTCCGGATCACCTTCGGCAGAGCAAATAGAGAATGTTTGCACTTTGCCGCAGACTGCGAGTTCGCCAAGCGGAGAAGTGGATGATGCAAAGCAAGAAGAGGAGTCGGATGCGAAGACCGAATTGTCCTGCAACAATCCAACCGAGTCCATGCAGGTCAATGATGCGTCAGACACGGATGCATTCAAAACAAGCGATGGATTGTCTTCGCTCACCACCGAGAAGACATTCGAGAGGAAAAAATTGCCTCCGAGAGCCCGAAGAGGCACAAGGATGGTAGCCATTGTTCAAAACATCCAACCCACCAGGTACAAACCGAGTCGAGCCCGTGTAATAAAATCTCAGGCGAGAAAGTCCAAGAAAAACAAGTCCTCCACTTCCCTGAAGAGGATGCAGGATGTGGCCGGAGAAAAGACAGCATTGCATTTACAGAAAGAAGAAACAGAAATCAGGCGCTCCAGGAGACACAAAGCCACACAATCTACCTCATCTTCTGCAAAGACGTTAGATGCATTCTTAAAATCGACAAAGAAAAAGTCCTCCGAAAGGAAAAGAAACTGTCATTCCTTACCGATGCCTCGAAAACAAGTTAGTGCTCACAAACGACCAACTTCTGCGAAGAAATCTCATGCTGGCAAGcggaaaagaaagaaacacaaaGTCGGCCGCACGTCCTTTTTCTCACCGCAGGAACCCGAAATTAAACTGAAATGTCTGAACTGCAAGGAAGAGAAGAAGGAGGTGCGGGATGACACCTTCAGGCCGTATGTGCGCGTGCATCTCAAGGACTTCCCAACCTGTACGGTTGTCAACTATCCAGAGAACAAGCGGGGAAAGCGGTCGGCATCTGCCGGCTTTGTGTCCGGCGTGTTGCCAGCGACGCCTGGACTGCAGTACGGACGAGTCTGCGCAGACGGCACGCGGAGCGACGTCCTAGTTTGCTGTCTCTGCGGGGGATCGTCGAATGCGATGGACCTTGGAGACTTGCATGGGCCGTATTACCCTGAAGGCTACAAATCAGCCTCCAAAGTCGTTTCCAATCCAGAGGAGGAGGATAATAGTGACTCCAACTCGTCTTTTAGAGGAGGCAGTTGGACGAACTCTTTTCGCAGGGTGCCGGAGTCACCGGATTCGAGATGGACCGAGCCGTCCAGTAGTCCAACAGCGAAGAGACCCAGGACGGACTCCACCACTGATTGGTTCAGCCCTCCCGTGGTTCCTCTTGACGCTAGCGAGCACTGGCTCCACGCAGACTGCGCCATATGGTCCGCAGGTGTCTTTCTGGTTCGGGGAAAACTGTATGGGCTGGATAAAGCCGTCAGGTTGGCGAAAGCGTCG GGTTGTTCGACTTGTCAAAAAAGGGGAGCAACGTTGGGCTGCGTTTTCAAAGGCTGCCCTAACAAGTACCACTACACATGTGCGGTGCAATCAG